The genomic window CTTGCGTATCTCCGGCTACGAACGCGTGGCCGGTGGCCGCCCGATCTACGAAACCGCCCGCATGGCACCCGAATTGGTGGCCGCGGGCGTGGACGCGTTCCACGTCAGCGGCGGCGTGATCGACCGGCTGGTGACCGGCATGGTCAACAGCGCCGACGACGGTGACGCACTCAATGTCGGCGCCGCCGCCGCGGTCAAGCAAGTGGTCGACGTGCCGGTCATCGTGGTCGGGCGCATCCACGATCCCGAGCGAGCCGAACGCATCCTCGCCGAGGGACGCGCCGACTTCATCGCCATGGGTCGGCCGCTGCTGGCCGACCCGGAGCTGCCGCGCAAAATTCAAACCGGCCAGGCACATCGCGTCCGCAGCTGCATCTCCTGCGAAAACTGCATCGACGCGATGGAACAACGCTTCTCGGTCGACTGCGCCGTCAATCCCCGCACCGGCAAGGAGCGCGAACTGTCGGCGCACCGGGCGCCTCGCGCCAAGCGGGTGGTGGTGATCGGCGGCGGCCCGGCCGGCCTGGAGGCCGCCCGGGTGGCGGCCAATCGCGGTCACGACGTCACCCTGTTCGAGCGTGCCCAGCAACTGGGCGGCGCATTGCGCTGGGCCGCGGTGCTGCATCCCGAAAATCAGCCCTTCCTGCGCTACCTGCGCGACGAGATCAAGCTCAGTGGAACAAAGGTTGTTCTGGGCCAAGCTATTTCGGTCGGCGACGTGGTCGCGAACGCCCCCGACGCCGTCGTGGTGGCCACCGGCGGACACGTCGCGGTCCCGGCAATCGAAGGCTCCGATCTTCCGCACGTGCACACCGGGCCGGGGTTGCGTGAACTGCTGGGCGGCCAAGCCGGAGCGGCCAACCCGGCCTGGCAGCGGCTGGGCGCCTCGCTGCTGGGCGGCTGGCGCCAGCGCCTGGTCCAGCCCGCGGCGGTCCGGCTCGCCACCCGCGCATGGATGCCGCTCGGCCGCCGCGTCGTCATCATCGGCGGCGATCTGGTCGCCCTCGAGCTCGCCGAGTTTCTGGCGAGCCGCGACCGGCTGGTGTCGATCCTCGAGGCGGGCAAGGACATCGCCCCGGAGGTCGGCAACAAACGCAAGACCGAACATATGAATCGCCTCGACCGCCTCGGCGTCGCCGTCCACGTCCGGGCCGCCGTCGAACGCATCACCGCAAAGGCGCTGATGTTCACCCCGGCAGGCGGTGCCACACGACAGTTGCCCGCCGACAGCGTCGTGGTGGCCGGCACCGTCGAGCCCGACACCACGCTGTTCGACGCACTGGTCGCGGCCATGCCCGACACCCAAGTGCACGCCGCCGGCGACTGCAGCGGTCTCGGCCTGATCCGCAAAGCCACCGAGGAGGGCGCACGCGCCGCATGCGCCATTTGAGAAGACAGGAGAAACAACGATGACCCAAACCACCCAATCCCCGGCACTGACCGCGTCGCAGTCGTCCTGGCGTTGCGCCCAAGGCAAGGACCGGGAGGGTTGGCTCGCGCTGATGACCGACGATGTCGTCATCGAGGATCCGATCGGCAAGTCCGTCACCAACCCCGACGGCACCGGGGTGCGCGGCAAGGAAGCGGTCGGCGCCTTCTTCGACAACAACATCGCGCAGAACCAGCTGACGATCACCTGCGAGGAGACATTCCCGTCGAGTTCGCCCGACGAGATCGCTCATATTCTGGTGCTGCAAAGCAAGTTTGAGGGCGGCATGACCAGCAAGGTGCGCGGCGTGTTCACCTACAAGGTCAACGACGCCGGGCTGATCACCAACATGCGTGGCTACTGGAACCTCGACGTCATGGAATTCGGCCAAGAGTAGCCCGCCGATCCGGTCCACCTATGCTGGGACCATGGCGTCGATCTTCACCAAGATCATCAACCGTGAACTACCCGGCCGCTTCGTGTACGAGGACGACGACGTCGTCGCGTTCCTCACGATCGAACCGATGACGCAGGGCCACACGCTGGTGGTCCCGCGCGCGGAAATCGATCAGTGGCAGAGCGTCGAGTCGGGCGCGTTCGCGCGCGTGATGGGGGTCAGCCAGTTGATCGGCAGGGCCGTAACCAAGGCGTTTCGCGCCGAGCGTGCCGGCCTGATCATCGCGGGGCTGGAGGTTCCCCACTTCCACGTCCACGTGTTCCCCACCCGCAGCCTCAGCGACTTCGGCTTCGCCAACGTCGACCGCAATCCGTCACCGGAATCCCTGGACGCGGCGCAGGCCAAGATCAAGGCAGCGCTCGAGCAATTGGGTTAGCCCACCTGGGCGGGCACTTCGCTGATCCGCGGCAGCGTGACCCGGAAGCAACAGCCCTCGCCCGGCGCGGTTTTGACGCTGACAGCACCACCGTGCGCGTGCACCAGCGAGTCGACGATGGACAGTCCCAGTCCGGTGCCACCGCTGGCCCGGGCGCGCGACGAGTCGGTGCGATAGAACCGCTCGAAGATCCGCGACGCATCCTGCTGGGTCATGCCGGGCCCGCGGTCGGCCACCTCGATCACCGCGTCGTCGCCCTCGGTGCCGACCCGAACGATGACGTCGGCGCTGGTCGGGGTGTGCTGCAGCGCGTTGGCCACCAGGTTGCTGAGCACCTGGCGGATCCGCGGCTCGTCGCCCAGCACCTCCGGGGTGCCGGGGCCGTCGAGGACTTCCATGTAGACCCTGCGCTGGGGATCGATGGCCTGCGCGTCGTGCACGGCGTCGCTGGCCAGCGCGAGCAGGTCCACCCGATGGTGTTCCAGCGGCCGCTGCACATCCAGCCGTGCCAGCAGCAGCAGATCGTCGACGAGCAGGCCCATCCGGCTGGCTTCGCTTTCGATCCGCGAGAGCAGCATCGCGACATCGCGCGCGGCGCCCTGGCGATACAGCTCGGCGAAGCCGCGAATAGTGGTCAGCGGCGTGCGCAACTCGTGGCTCGCGTCGGTGATGAACCGCCGCATGCGCTCCTCGGAGCCGCGGGCCTTTTCGGCCGAGGACTCCGAGGACGCCATCGCTCGCTGGATCTGCGTGAGCATTCCGTTGAGCGCCAACGAAAGTCGGCCCACCTCAGTGCGGGGATCGCGCTCGGGGACTCGGCGATCGAGCTGGCCAGAGGCGATCGCCGCGGCGGTCTGCTCGACCTCGGCCAGCGGCCTGAGGCTGCGCTGCACCACCGCGAAGCCGGCGAGGCCGACCACGACCAGCACCGCCACCCCGATGCCGACCTGCAGCCACACCAGCGAGCGCACGGTGTGCTCCAGATCAGACAGGTCGATCGCCACTGTGATCAGGCCGTGCGGGCCGCGTACCGACACCGCGCGCCACTGGATCTCGGACCCGTTGACCGACGG from Mycobacterium shigaense includes these protein-coding regions:
- a CDS encoding FAD-dependent oxidoreductase, whose translation is MTTFPHLLAPGRIGAMTVCNRVVMSPMETMYGTADGLPSQRTRDYFAARAKGGVGLITLGATGVDHQHPETPGGLHLATDAAVDAHRALVEVVHEHGAKIQPQIVHAGPDGLGPEMFGVASVGPSVIPSYLTGRPSSEISKQQLTGVFDLFKAAVRRAAEAGYDGIELHAAHGYMLLGSFLAPQRNRRTDEYRGDSAHGRVQVVLEALSAIRSEIGDALPITLRISGYERVAGGRPIYETARMAPELVAAGVDAFHVSGGVIDRLVTGMVNSADDGDALNVGAAAAVKQVVDVPVIVVGRIHDPERAERILAEGRADFIAMGRPLLADPELPRKIQTGQAHRVRSCISCENCIDAMEQRFSVDCAVNPRTGKERELSAHRAPRAKRVVVIGGGPAGLEAARVAANRGHDVTLFERAQQLGGALRWAAVLHPENQPFLRYLRDEIKLSGTKVVLGQAISVGDVVANAPDAVVVATGGHVAVPAIEGSDLPHVHTGPGLRELLGGQAGAANPAWQRLGASLLGGWRQRLVQPAAVRLATRAWMPLGRRVVIIGGDLVALELAEFLASRDRLVSILEAGKDIAPEVGNKRKTEHMNRLDRLGVAVHVRAAVERITAKALMFTPAGGATRQLPADSVVVAGTVEPDTTLFDALVAAMPDTQVHAAGDCSGLGLIRKATEEGARAACAI
- a CDS encoding ketosteroid isomerase family protein, which produces MTQTTQSPALTASQSSWRCAQGKDREGWLALMTDDVVIEDPIGKSVTNPDGTGVRGKEAVGAFFDNNIAQNQLTITCEETFPSSSPDEIAHILVLQSKFEGGMTSKVRGVFTYKVNDAGLITNMRGYWNLDVMEFGQE
- a CDS encoding HIT family protein; protein product: MASIFTKIINRELPGRFVYEDDDVVAFLTIEPMTQGHTLVVPRAEIDQWQSVESGAFARVMGVSQLIGRAVTKAFRAERAGLIIAGLEVPHFHVHVFPTRSLSDFGFANVDRNPSPESLDAAQAKIKAALEQLG
- a CDS encoding sensor histidine kinase gives rise to the protein MPNQPRRGLPLRVGLVAATLVLVACGLAASGVMVTSILRHSLISRIDQTLLDASKSWAQAPRKQSPPPYEGPDPGRPPSKFYVRGIGIDGTPFTAINDRNAEPALPADNDVGPNPVTLPSVNGSEIQWRAVSVRGPHGLITVAIDLSDLEHTVRSLVWLQVGIGVAVLVVVGLAGFAVVQRSLRPLAEVEQTAAAIASGQLDRRVPERDPRTEVGRLSLALNGMLTQIQRAMASSESSAEKARGSEERMRRFITDASHELRTPLTTIRGFAELYRQGAARDVAMLLSRIESEASRMGLLVDDLLLLARLDVQRPLEHHRVDLLALASDAVHDAQAIDPQRRVYMEVLDGPGTPEVLGDEPRIRQVLSNLVANALQHTPTSADVIVRVGTEGDDAVIEVADRGPGMTQQDASRIFERFYRTDSSRARASGGTGLGLSIVDSLVHAHGGAVSVKTAPGEGCCFRVTLPRISEVPAQVG